Proteins encoded by one window of Lactobacillus paragasseri:
- a CDS encoding YozE family protein, whose protein sequence is MAYRESFYRFLMTQRNPGSVDDIAQFANNAQHDSSFPKQEEDYEKLSDYLELNAGYLPSMSVFDKAYQLYLDNMN, encoded by the coding sequence ATGGCTTATCGTGAAAGCTTTTATCGCTTTTTAATGACGCAAAGAAATCCAGGATCGGTAGACGATATTGCTCAATTTGCTAATAATGCTCAACACGATAGTTCTTTTCCAAAACAAGAAGAAGACTATGAAAAGTTATCAGACTACTTAGAGTTAAACGCTGGCTATTTGCCAAGCATGAGTGTTTTTGACAAGGCATATCAATTATATTTAGACAATATGAACTGA
- a CDS encoding CCA tRNA nucleotidyltransferase, with amino-acid sequence MKITNLPEVFTAALPVLKQINEAGYEAYFVGGSVRDLLLNRHIHDVDIATSAYPMEIKQIFKKTIDTGIKHGTVTVLYEGESYEITTFRTESGYQDFRRPDHVTFVQNLSEDLKRRDFTINALAMDVDGNIIDHFDGLGDLDKHLIRAVGKAENRFHEDALRMMRAVRFMSQLQFTLEPETEQAISDNHELLSKISVERIRDEFVKMGIAPGSQKAFQIFLDTGLSEEVPGFKGKKENLALYPQLNFSPTTEANLWALMIILLKLPNEKIPSFMRMWKNSNAMERQVADIVAFFDLISSRAPNNYDLYQAGLETIASTIDLAHILGQPINGSALVDGYEALPIKNSHDLVIDGHFLLKNGIPAGPRVGLLLEEIKKAVLEGVISNNEAAITEFLSLNN; translated from the coding sequence ATGAAGATTACCAATTTACCGGAAGTTTTTACCGCCGCGCTTCCAGTTTTAAAACAAATTAATGAAGCGGGTTATGAGGCTTATTTTGTTGGAGGCAGTGTTAGAGACTTGCTCTTAAATCGTCATATTCATGATGTTGATATTGCAACAAGTGCTTATCCGATGGAAATTAAGCAAATTTTTAAAAAGACAATTGATACGGGAATCAAACATGGAACAGTGACGGTTCTTTATGAAGGCGAAAGTTACGAGATTACAACTTTTAGAACGGAATCAGGATACCAAGACTTCCGCAGGCCCGATCATGTAACTTTTGTTCAGAACTTGTCAGAAGACTTGAAGAGAAGAGACTTCACAATTAATGCTTTAGCCATGGATGTTGATGGCAATATCATTGATCACTTCGATGGTTTGGGCGATTTAGACAAGCATCTAATCCGTGCAGTTGGTAAAGCTGAGAACCGTTTCCACGAAGATGCCTTAAGAATGATGCGGGCAGTTCGTTTTATGAGTCAATTGCAATTTACGCTTGAACCAGAAACTGAGCAAGCAATTAGCGATAATCATGAATTGCTCAGTAAGATTTCTGTTGAACGAATTCGCGACGAATTTGTTAAAATGGGGATTGCTCCCGGTAGCCAAAAGGCTTTTCAGATTTTCTTAGATACTGGTTTATCTGAAGAAGTTCCAGGTTTTAAAGGTAAAAAAGAGAATTTGGCTCTTTATCCTCAACTCAATTTTAGTCCTACTACTGAAGCTAATCTATGGGCTTTGATGATTATTTTACTAAAATTACCAAATGAGAAGATTCCTTCTTTTATGCGGATGTGGAAGAATTCTAATGCAATGGAGCGTCAAGTAGCTGATATTGTTGCTTTCTTTGACTTAATTAGTTCACGGGCTCCAAATAACTATGATTTATATCAAGCTGGCTTAGAAACTATCGCTTCGACCATTGATTTGGCGCATATTTTAGGTCAGCCAATTAACGGCAGTGCTTTGGTTGATGGTTATGAAGCTTTGCCAATTAAAAATAGCCATGATCTAGTGATTGATGGCCACTTTTTATTAAAAAATGGTATTCCAGCTGGACCAAGAGTGGGTCTACTACTAGAAGAAATAAAAAAGGCAGTCCTTGAAGGAGTAATTAGCAACAACGAAGCAGCAATTACTGAATTTCTTTCTTTAAATAATTAA
- the ylqF gene encoding ribosome biogenesis GTPase YlqF — protein MATIQWYPGHMNKAKNQLEDNLDLIDVLIEVLDARLPVSSRNPMIGQLTKKKPHIIILNKSDLADPIQTKKWTRYFQDEGNFVISMDAQHNTNMTSLFKIIKLAGKKKTEKLIAKGASNPMIRVAIAGIPNCGKSTIINRMVGRNAAIVGDKPGVTRGQSWLKTKTNVQILDTPGILWPKFSDQEVGYKLAACGAIKADVFHPDDVALFVIEFLKQNYQKDLAKFAQATSEELENMSNPDLLLAMTNKYGMRDDYDKFSLFMLQRLRKGKLGRITFDLR, from the coding sequence ATGGCAACTATTCAATGGTATCCAGGACACATGAATAAGGCTAAAAATCAACTTGAAGACAATTTAGACTTGATTGACGTCTTAATTGAAGTTTTAGATGCGCGTCTTCCAGTTTCTTCTCGTAATCCCATGATTGGACAATTAACCAAGAAGAAACCTCATATTATTATCTTGAATAAGTCAGATTTAGCTGACCCAATTCAGACTAAAAAATGGACTCGTTATTTCCAAGATGAGGGCAATTTCGTCATCTCAATGGATGCTCAGCATAATACTAATATGACGAGTTTGTTTAAGATTATTAAATTAGCTGGTAAGAAAAAGACAGAGAAGTTGATTGCAAAGGGTGCTTCTAATCCGATGATCCGCGTAGCGATTGCTGGAATTCCAAATTGCGGCAAATCGACGATTATTAACCGGATGGTTGGAAGAAATGCGGCAATTGTAGGAGACAAGCCTGGTGTAACTCGTGGTCAAAGTTGGTTAAAGACCAAGACGAATGTTCAAATTCTAGATACACCAGGAATTTTATGGCCTAAATTTTCTGATCAAGAGGTAGGCTATAAGTTAGCAGCTTGTGGTGCAATTAAGGCCGATGTTTTTCATCCTGATGACGTCGCCTTATTTGTAATTGAATTTTTGAAGCAAAACTATCAAAAGGATCTTGCCAAATTTGCCCAAGCAACTAGTGAGGAGCTTGAAAATATGTCTAATCCGGATTTATTACTAGCTATGACTAATAAATATGGCATGCGGGATGATTATGACAAGTTTTCACTCTTTATGCTTCAACGTTTACGTAAAGGAAAATTGGGAAGGATTACGTTTGATCTTAGATGA
- the trhA gene encoding PAQR family membrane homeostasis protein TrhA: MSFKQLWQEPKNRSKTYNILNNIFSAITHGIGFCLAVAGLVILIVKAAHTGSAVRVTAFTLYGSSLIILYLFSTLYHSLIFTRARRVFQIFDHSSIFILITGTYTPYTLVAIGGAKGWVMFSIILALAIFGILFYIFNQGKHVVLDTILYVLMGWIVIIASSTLYPVLGPTGFWLLVWGGIAYTVGAILFSMRGVPYIHVIWHMFVLLGSILMYFSILFYV, translated from the coding sequence ATGTCTTTTAAACAATTGTGGCAAGAGCCAAAAAATCGCTCAAAAACATACAACATTTTAAATAATATTTTTAGTGCTATTACTCATGGGATTGGCTTTTGCCTAGCAGTAGCTGGATTAGTAATTTTAATTGTAAAAGCTGCCCACACAGGAAGTGCAGTAAGAGTAACTGCCTTTACTCTCTATGGTTCAAGCTTGATTATTCTCTATCTCTTTTCAACACTCTACCACAGTTTGATTTTTACTAGAGCTAGAAGGGTTTTCCAGATATTTGATCACTCCTCAATTTTTATTTTAATTACTGGAACTTATACACCCTATACTCTCGTTGCAATTGGCGGAGCTAAAGGCTGGGTAATGTTTAGCATTATCTTAGCTCTAGCAATCTTTGGCATCTTGTTTTATATTTTCAATCAAGGAAAACACGTTGTCTTAGATACGATTTTATACGTATTAATGGGATGGATTGTTATTATTGCTTCTAGCACCCTTTATCCAGTTCTTGGACCAACTGGTTTTTGGCTTCTAGTTTGGGGCGGAATTGCTTATACTGTTGGTGCTATTTTATTTTCAATGCGCGGAGTTCCTTATATACATGTGATTTGGCACATGTTTGTTTTACTCGGATCAATCTTGATGTATTTTTCAATTTTATTTTACGTTTAA
- a CDS encoding DegV family protein: MAKIKVVTDSSVQLTPEEIDKYDITVVPLTITIDGQTYTDGVDISREEFVKKMDASKELPKTSQPSIGVFEKVFKDLTDDGSQVVGIFLARSLSGTIEAARQAADLIGKSKEVTLIDSDLTDRAEAYQVLAAAKDAKEGKSLEEIVAHVERLKEHQKLYMMVVNLNNLIKGGRLGPLAGKIATLLNIRIELHMPGGHLEVAKKGRGKKFSKNCDKRVLKDIEEHKQEIKEVAISYVDTPEDMKVWTEKIKEINPDIKVLTRVTSPIISTHAGSGAYAVFYTMEEY; encoded by the coding sequence ATGGCTAAGATTAAAGTAGTAACTGATTCCTCAGTTCAATTAACTCCTGAAGAAATTGATAAATATGACATTACTGTGGTTCCGTTAACCATTACCATTGATGGTCAGACTTACACCGATGGCGTCGACATTAGCCGCGAAGAATTTGTGAAAAAGATGGATGCATCAAAAGAATTGCCTAAAACCAGTCAACCATCAATTGGAGTTTTTGAAAAAGTATTTAAAGATTTAACTGATGATGGCAGTCAAGTTGTAGGTATTTTTCTTGCTCGCTCTTTAAGTGGAACAATTGAGGCTGCTAGACAAGCTGCGGATTTGATTGGTAAGAGCAAAGAAGTAACTTTAATTGATTCTGACTTAACTGATCGAGCAGAAGCATACCAAGTACTAGCTGCAGCTAAAGATGCCAAAGAAGGTAAGAGTCTTGAAGAAATTGTCGCCCACGTTGAGCGACTTAAAGAACATCAAAAACTCTATATGATGGTTGTAAACCTCAATAATTTAATTAAAGGAGGTCGTCTTGGACCGCTTGCGGGTAAGATTGCTACCTTATTGAATATCCGAATTGAATTGCACATGCCAGGTGGTCATCTTGAAGTCGCTAAAAAAGGACGCGGTAAGAAATTTTCTAAAAATTGCGATAAACGCGTTTTAAAAGATATCGAAGAACACAAGCAGGAAATTAAAGAAGTAGCAATTTCTTATGTTGATACTCCCGAAGATATGAAAGTTTGGACTGAAAAGATTAAAGAAATTAATCCTGATATCAAGGTTTTAACTCGAGTAACTAGTCCGATTATTTCCACTCACGCAGGTAGCGGAGCATATGCAGTATTCTATACAATGGAGGAGTATTAA
- a CDS encoding YitT family protein: MTKIFNKQLFKQLFFITLGCSIYAFSLDAISIPNKLADGGISGIALLLRYWFHINPGLSTLLLNIPLIIIGYRFMGKRLLALTIWGTLCLSFFLSFWLHIPIINQLNLEHDLFIAGVLAGLFSGFGIGIVFKYGGTTGGTDIIARILDLKLGIPVGKSLLGLDAFVLTISLTYLDIKHMIYTLLASFVLARITDSIQAGAYAARGLFIISDKYEQIAKMIDVQLDRGYTFLDAEGGYDRSSKKVIYCVVSPREISQVKELILREDPNAFVSVVDVHEALGQGFTYERKKRHIFFRK, translated from the coding sequence ATGACTAAGATTTTCAATAAACAACTCTTTAAACAATTATTTTTCATAACTCTTGGTTGTAGTATTTATGCTTTTAGCTTAGATGCCATCAGTATCCCTAACAAACTAGCTGATGGTGGAATAAGTGGTATTGCGCTTTTACTTAGATATTGGTTCCATATCAATCCTGGTCTATCAACGTTACTTCTAAATATCCCCTTAATTATAATCGGATATCGTTTTATGGGCAAACGGCTACTTGCCTTGACCATTTGGGGCACGCTTTGTCTATCCTTCTTTTTATCATTTTGGTTACACATTCCTATTATAAACCAATTGAATTTAGAACATGATCTTTTTATTGCAGGTGTCTTGGCAGGACTTTTTTCTGGCTTTGGCATCGGAATTGTCTTTAAATATGGCGGCACCACTGGCGGAACCGATATTATTGCTAGGATATTAGATTTAAAATTAGGTATACCTGTTGGGAAGTCGCTTCTTGGTCTTGATGCTTTTGTTTTGACAATCTCCCTCACTTACCTAGACATTAAGCACATGATTTACACGTTGCTTGCTAGTTTTGTATTAGCGCGAATTACTGATTCAATCCAAGCAGGCGCTTACGCAGCACGTGGACTTTTTATTATTTCTGATAAGTATGAACAAATTGCTAAGATGATTGATGTGCAATTAGATCGTGGTTATACCTTCTTAGACGCAGAAGGCGGCTATGATAGATCTAGCAAAAAAGTTATTTATTGCGTCGTTTCTCCTAGAGAAATTAGTCAGGTAAAAGAATTAATTTTAAGAGAAGATCCTAATGCCTTTGTTTCAGTCGTTGACGTTCACGAGGCATTAGGCCAAGGCTTTACTTACGAAAGAAAAAAGAGACATATTTTCTTTAGAAAATAG
- a CDS encoding S41 family peptidase, with protein MAEVEPNNSHQKKTTKNKKKHLPKYAQFLLTGIAGAAIGAGLTFGIMEVKELKSPFYQVEKVYEQLQGSYYKKVSSQTLRQGAINGMLDSLNDPFSEGLSGANQEQVNNILEGSTFGGVGIQMAVRNNKVVVDSIVANSPASKSTIKPGDEILAVDNKKVSAAQFTKVASLVRGKVGTKVTLKLKRANSTFNVTLKRAKISQSSLTKRTEGNATIITITQFDVNTAKDLKSALKSINTKKYPKLIIDLQDNPGGEMNAALKSASYFLPNKKIIMQYKDRKEKEVIRSDKKLSGGFHTSLKPIILINGNTASASEIFTAALVQNHCGVSVGQTSYGKGTVQQVGQTEDSEYKYTVAKWLTPNGTWINQKGLKPTYPVSESPLAKLPQFQSMSILKKSMTGVDVATLQQYLTALGYLPKHVTGVFDDETKNAVIKFQKEHDLTTDGIVNGQVQAQLYLAVAQKLQDNNPALKKALSLNLRDMED; from the coding sequence ATGGCAGAAGTAGAACCCAATAATTCTCATCAAAAGAAGACTACAAAAAATAAAAAGAAACATCTTCCCAAATATGCCCAATTTTTGTTAACTGGTATAGCTGGTGCAGCGATTGGTGCAGGTTTGACCTTTGGAATTATGGAAGTTAAGGAATTAAAGTCGCCTTTTTATCAAGTTGAAAAAGTGTATGAGCAATTACAAGGTTCATATTATAAAAAAGTTTCATCGCAAACATTGCGCCAAGGGGCAATTAACGGGATGCTTGATAGTCTTAATGATCCTTTTTCAGAAGGATTAAGTGGCGCGAATCAAGAACAAGTTAATAACATCTTAGAAGGCTCAACTTTTGGCGGAGTTGGTATTCAGATGGCAGTACGCAACAATAAAGTTGTTGTGGACTCTATTGTTGCTAATTCTCCAGCTTCAAAGAGTACTATTAAGCCTGGCGATGAAATTCTTGCCGTTGATAATAAAAAAGTCAGCGCGGCTCAGTTCACTAAAGTCGCTTCCTTAGTTAGAGGAAAAGTTGGCACCAAAGTAACACTCAAACTCAAGCGTGCTAATTCAACCTTTAATGTTACTTTAAAGCGCGCTAAAATTTCGCAGTCTAGCTTAACTAAACGTACAGAAGGTAATGCGACCATTATTACAATTACGCAGTTTGACGTGAATACTGCTAAGGATTTGAAGAGTGCCTTAAAGTCAATCAATACTAAAAAATATCCTAAGTTAATTATTGATTTGCAGGATAATCCAGGTGGTGAAATGAATGCTGCTCTGAAATCTGCATCTTATTTCTTGCCAAACAAGAAGATTATTATGCAATACAAGGACCGCAAGGAAAAAGAAGTAATTCGCTCTGATAAGAAGCTTTCAGGAGGCTTTCATACTTCACTCAAGCCAATTATTTTAATTAATGGAAATACGGCTAGTGCAAGTGAAATCTTTACAGCTGCTTTAGTGCAAAATCATTGCGGGGTTTCAGTTGGTCAAACGAGCTATGGTAAAGGAACTGTTCAGCAAGTGGGACAAACTGAGGATTCAGAGTATAAATATACAGTTGCTAAATGGTTGACGCCAAATGGAACTTGGATTAATCAAAAGGGGCTTAAGCCAACTTATCCAGTTTCTGAATCACCTTTAGCAAAATTGCCGCAATTCCAAAGTATGAGCATCTTGAAGAAGTCCATGACTGGTGTTGATGTGGCTACCTTGCAGCAATATTTAACTGCCTTAGGCTATTTACCCAAGCATGTTACTGGCGTTTTTGATGATGAAACCAAGAATGCTGTAATTAAATTTCAAAAAGAACATGACTTGACAACAGATGGTATAGTAAATGGGCAAGTACAAGCTCAGCTTTATCTAGCAGTTGCTCAAAAATTACAAGATAATAATCCTGCTTTAAAGAAAGCATTGAGCTTAAATCTAAGGGATATGGAGGACTAA